The genomic region CGTGCCGAGCACGACGCGGCCGAGGTAGCGCGTGAACACTTCGCGCACCGCACTGCCGTCGGCGTCACGCGTCGACACATGCGTTTCGTCCAGATGCCGGCGGATGTAGAAGCCGACCGGGCCGAGCAGCAGGCCGAGCAGGAACGGCACGCGCCAGCCCCAGCTTTCGAGCGCGTCCGCCGACAGCACGGCCGACAGCAGCGCACCGCTGAGCGCACCGAGCAGCGCCGCGACGCCCTGGCTGATCATTTGCCAGCTCACCATGAAGCCGCGGCCGGACAGCGGGCCCGATTCCATCAGGAACGTGGTCGACGCACCGATTTCACCGCCGGCCGACAGGCCCTGCAGCAGCCGGCCGATCACGACCAGCACCGGCGCGATGACGCCGATGCGTGCATAGGACGGCGTCAGCGCGATCAGCGCGGTGCCCGCGATCATCAGCTGGATCGTCAGCGTCAGCGCCGCGCGCCGGCCCGCGCGATCGGCGTAGTTGCCGATCAGCACGCCACCGAGCGGGCGCATCACGAAGCCGACGCCGAACGTCGCCATCGCGAGCAGGAGCGGGCCGGCGCCCGAATCGACCGGAAAGAAGGTCTTGCCGATCAGCGCGGCGAAGTAGCTGAACACGGTGAAGTCGAACATCTCGAGCGCGTTGCCGGCCGAGGTGGCGATGATCGTCCGGGTCTGCGCCGAGCGGCGGCGCGGGGCTGGCGGCGCGTCGATGAGCGGCGTGGCGGCGTCTTGCATCGGGGTTGTCTCCATGGGTATCGGTATCGTGAGCGCCGCATGGATCGTCAGGCATCCTGCGAGAGCTGGCCGCATGTTAAAACCGGGCAAAACATCGCGATACGCGCAAATTTTTATCCTGATAACATTTGTTTATTCCCTGATGCCTTTCGTCTGCCCCGTTCCATTCGTCGCATGAAACTCCACCAGCTCCGCGCGCTCGTGGCCGTTGCCCGCTCGGGCAGCATCCATGAAGCCGCGCGCACCCTGCACCTCACGCAACCGGCCGTCACGCGTTCGCTGCGCGATCTCGAGGACGAACTCGGGCTGATGCTGGTCGCACGCAGTTCGTCGGGCGTGACGCTGACCGATGCGGGGCGCGCGATGTTGCAGCGGGCCGAACTGGTCGTCAACGAGGTTGCGCGCACCGAGGAGGAAATGGCGCAGTTGCGCGAGAACCGGCAGGGCCGGCTCGCGATCGGGATGACACCGCTGGCGGGCATCACGGTGCTGCCGGCTGCGTACAACCGCTTTCGCCGCGCGATGCCCGACGTCCAGCTCGAATTCGTCGAGGGCAGCCCGTCGCAGCTGGTCGAGCAGTTGAAGAACGGCGCGCTCGATTTCGCGCTCGGTGCGGGGGCGGATGCGCAGGACTTCACGTCCGTGCGCTGCGAGCACCTCGACACGTTTCCGATGTGGTTCGCGGTGAGCCGCAAGGGCAAGCTGGCCGGCGCGACTTCGCTGGCCGATCTGCAGGATGCGGAATGGCTGCATACGGGGCCATCCGCCGAATTCCGCGCGTTTCTCGCGGAGCTGTTCGCGCAGGCCGGCCTGCCGGTGCCGCGCCGCGTGACGCGCTGCGCGTCGCAGACGCTGTTCTACG from Burkholderia sp. HI2500 harbors:
- a CDS encoding MFS transporter; the encoded protein is METTPMQDAATPLIDAPPAPRRRSAQTRTIIATSAGNALEMFDFTVFSYFAALIGKTFFPVDSGAGPLLLAMATFGVGFVMRPLGGVLIGNYADRAGRRAALTLTIQLMIAGTALIALTPSYARIGVIAPVLVVIGRLLQGLSAGGEIGASTTFLMESGPLSGRGFMVSWQMISQGVAALLGALSGALLSAVLSADALESWGWRVPFLLGLLLGPVGFYIRRHLDETHVSTRDADGSAVREVFTRYLGRVVLGTLMIIGGTSTLYIFVFYMPAYAVRTLHLPMATSLLAGCASGLAMIVAALVSGLWIIDRLPRRKPLIAVTWLLSLACVYPAFRLLIAAPSAGLMVAIVTVVMAFATAGSSAFLLLIMEAFPPRVRATALATIYSFGVTIFGGFAQFNVTWLLHRTGDPMSPAWYVLACGAVSMIALWRFRERPADSHHDGR
- a CDS encoding LysR family transcriptional regulator, producing MKLHQLRALVAVARSGSIHEAARTLHLTQPAVTRSLRDLEDELGLMLVARSSSGVTLTDAGRAMLQRAELVVNEVARTEEEMAQLRENRQGRLAIGMTPLAGITVLPAAYNRFRRAMPDVQLEFVEGSPSQLVEQLKNGALDFALGAGADAQDFTSVRCEHLDTFPMWFAVSRKGKLAGATSLADLQDAEWLHTGPSAEFRAFLAELFAQAGLPVPRRVTRCASQTLFYALAVNSDVVTAWTQLALRSEDASDTLKTLDLVGQPPARNLYLLFRDSAVLTSSAEYFVRCIDEAVQAERANAGGKKRGTRSRAPRA